A genomic segment from Archangium lipolyticum encodes:
- a CDS encoding imm11 family protein — translation MTTQTKYYELYDDVYAPGRWHLRMPVDSHGEWIDTWQFKEGKVLEFEGPIRFPVKPAGVALEYSLSMGIPVVHRRVVSLFERLGLEKEVQFIPAGVEGQPEPYFILNTLQVIKCIDDARCEEVLYWGPEHGEPEYVGEYRNVVGLKVDPAKIGNANIFRTWGWLVTLVVSERVKLAMEQEGITGARFIEV, via the coding sequence ATGACCACGCAGACGAAGTACTATGAATTGTACGACGATGTGTATGCCCCAGGACGTTGGCATTTGAGAATGCCTGTCGATAGCCATGGCGAGTGGATCGATACCTGGCAGTTCAAGGAGGGCAAAGTCCTGGAGTTCGAGGGCCCCATTCGCTTCCCCGTGAAGCCAGCGGGCGTTGCGCTCGAATACAGTCTCTCCATGGGGATTCCTGTCGTCCATCGCCGGGTGGTCTCTCTCTTCGAGCGTCTGGGGCTCGAGAAGGAGGTGCAGTTCATCCCCGCCGGGGTGGAGGGTCAGCCGGAGCCCTATTTCATTCTCAATACCCTGCAAGTCATCAAGTGCATCGATGATGCCCGGTGTGAGGAGGTGCTCTACTGGGGACCAGAGCACGGCGAGCCGGAGTACGTGGGTGAATATCGGAATGTCGTGGGGCTGAAGGTAGACCCGGCGAAAATAGGTAACGCCAACATCTTCCGTACCTGGGGTTGGCTGGTGACCCTTGTCGTCTCCGAGCGCGTCAAGCTGGCCATGGAGCAAGAGGGTATCACCGGCGCCAGATTCATCGAGGTTTGA